The DNA region TTGGGGTCAAAGTTACAGGTGTCACATGGGATTTTATTGGTCAAACTGGTTCCAGCCCAGTGTCTGTGGGTCGAGGGTAGGGTGTCTGCTCCTATTTTTAAAATcgtgaaaatacattttcatgttgaactgtgtttgtgtatgttgttCCTCTGTAAAGTAGCACATGAAAAACATTCCCTTCTTTGGGTATTGATACTTCGTTTTTTTCAGTGTTCAAGTTTGTCCTGATCTTGGAATCTTCTTGTAGCCGCAAGTATGTATTTAAATGGTGTAGACTACATGTCATGAAAAGAAGAGAAGGATGTGAACAGTGAGAAGAATGTGAACAGAATCACCGGTTTGTTTTGTTACAAAATGTTCTCCTCATTCTTTGCTTATTGTATAATACTCCCTCCAGTCCTTTGGAAATTGAagcatatatattatattttagtcaCTGTGCCTTACTTTGGGAGTGAGCAGTTCTTTTTATTGACTCCTTTTGTGAAAACGAAATACAACATGGCTCATTGTAAATAAATGTTCTGCTGATCATGGCACTAACTACTGTTGGTTAAACCTTCACTCTGATCTGTGAACACTGTAATGTTGTCATAGAGTAGGTATGGCATTATATAAACAGTCAAGTAAGAAATGGTCTTCTTCAGTTCCAAATATAACCAATTGCCAAAATAGATGTAAACAGTAGCTGCATGTATCTGCACATTATTTTACAGATGTTCAAATGGTaatgaaatggtttgtcaagttAACGACCACATAAAATTATGTTTTAGTAAATGGCTATTGAAGTGCCATTACAACCACCCTCAGTATTAAGTCAATTGGTGGGTTTGAGGTGCCACTGTAGAATTGGTGTTGTTTTATGGCAAAAAGTAATACATTTGTCTATAAGGTAATTAATAGCTTAGAATCATTATCTCAATCTTTACAGGATGAAATAcaaaggatttgtatttattttttaggttGGACTGCTATCTAAAAACGTGAATTGTTGAGGCACAAGCCTGCATTCTGTTACTTTGTCAATGCATGTTATCAAGTTATTTGCAACTCAATGCGATCTGTGACAGCTCTGTttcaaaatagtattttttttacatcttgAATGTTCCGTACTGGGTTGAATTACATTTACAGTAGTATCATGATTGAGATCCCAGTCTCTTCAGCTTGATGTGTAAATGTTACTCAAATATAATTTGTGTCTCTTAATAGCTGAGTGTTATTTGTGCACAAAtgcattttgaaagttacatttgaatatacattttttccccctcctgtTTCAGTCCTTGGGTTGAGTTTAAAGTGGACTTTGCAATGGTGAAATTTCTGACACCGCGATTGAACGTGAAGATGGACTTTTGTCAAGTAATCCAAAATAGTACAAGAGACAACATGTATGTATGTGGCATGGGGGTAAATGTTAGAATAAAACGTATTTTATCATTGTATTCTGTAGTTKATCTATTTTGGTTGTTATTGCAAAATTGTGAATGTTCTCTCTGTTTCATATTAATTTAACCActttattgtaaaaaaaagaaatgcatCCTCAAGCGTTTACTCAAATCAACCAAATGTCTTGTTgtataataaaacaataagatGAGAAATCAAGCTGCCAAAACAAAGCTTGTGGGTTCTATTACTGAACAAGTCACAAATACTGAATATGTTGGCCGGTTTCCTGTACACAGATTAAGGCTAGTCCTGGATTaaaaatctccattgaaagtgtaTTTAGTTCATGTGGGTCCTCATTACTTTGCCAGTCTGGATAGATTGTGAAATGCTTTTAGGTTTGTTCAAAAACATAGACGTGGTCCATAGTCATTCAAACAACTTAATTGTCATCAGTTACTTTAATCTTTGTAAAACCATTACCAAAACATACAAATCAAACTTTTAATTTACAGAAATGTACAGCAATAAGTGTTGCTTACATTGATTGAAAGAAATTTGTTGAATGACACTCACTCCATTCAAAAACAATACTCCATCAAAAGTAATATGTTTGTTCAAAGGAAGAAGTGTTTCCAGTGTACACAGGATTGTAGTTGTATATCAGTgctctcttctccacctcttcATCCTCAAATTTGTGAAAATTCTTTCTAGCTGTTAATGAAAAAAATGATTGGCATAGATTAGTgattaaaacattaacatgtggAGTTTGATCTTGAACGCACCCTTCATGGCTCAGCCAAGGGGGGTGCATTCAATAACTCTccccattacaataacatcacgCTACAAATTCTCACTGAATCTATTGCCACACAGTACTGTAATAGCTACCTTCATTGACCATGAAATCAGCCATAAAGAAAGTGGTCTTAACAGCCGATGGCGAGTGTGGAATGTACGGCCTTGTCCATTCAAATGCATTCTTTTCAGGGTGCCACTGGGTTCCATAGATGGGGAAACCGTATGCTACAGAAGAAACATTGAACCTATCAATGTCATCTTATGGAAGTACATGTTCCAGTTTAAGTTACTGTATATACTCTAGTGTTTGCTAAgttaaaacaatgaatgtgctTTACCTTCCATAGTTGACACAAACTCTGTTTTCCCATCACTGTTTGTAGTCAAGACTTTGTAGAACTTCCTAAGGTCTGCATTGCTGTTATAACACTGGAATGCAATGTTGAATGACTAGTTCCCAATTAATGCTACAGAGGATACAGAAAAGCCTATGACTTGTGACATTTGGTGATTGTTCAGACACTGCACATGGTCATACCTCCAGAGTGAGACTCAATTCATGAGAGTTTTCAGTGATTGGCTCAGAGGCCAAGGCATCCAGGAGCTCTGCTGGAAAGTCCTTGAACAGCTTACTCTCTCTGGATCCTGAAAGTGTAATAATTTCACATTACTCCAAGTTACAGATTTTGGTGTGACTGTGAGTGCGTTCGTTCAGCATTTAGATAAATGTACATGTTCCATTTGTGATCAATTGGAAAATACGATTCTGGTCAAATCTGATGAGTTATGTTTTTCTCATATCTGTATGTGAACAGGTACAGGTACAACATACCGTTAGTGAAAACCAGTGGCAACATCACACCACTGGTGTTGGTTTTGGATAGAAGCTGCTTTCCACTGGTCAGGTATGTCAATTCCTCAAATCCAAGACAGGTACCCCATACAGGGAAATAGTCCCCCCTCGAGTTGGCCTAAAAAGTCCATATTTTTATATATCACCTTTTCCATTTAGAACAGGTTTTTCTCCCACATATCTGGTAAGGTACGATGAAGCATAGACTATGTGAAAGTATCAAAAGGAACATGTCATACCTCTATGGCAAGCTCGTAAAAGATTCTAGCAGCGTCCGCATACCCAGATGAGACGATGCTAGCATCACCACCAGGATAGAGTATTCTAGAGGCGGGTGGGGGGTATATAGATCATTTTATAGAAGACAAAAACAACATGACAGTGGGTCTTGTACAGCAAATAGCATAGTTGACACCTACCCATTAATGGAGTTAAACAGTGTTTTGTACTCTTCCAGTGTCTGATTTATCCTGTAGAAATCACAGGAACGAGGTATATATAACGTACATGGAAAATGAATATTAGGCCTATCTAAGAGAATATTCAATCCACTTTTAATAGATATGGTAATTCATAACCACATTTGAAAGGCTGTTAAGTCCTCAACTACATTACCAATCTAATACATACAACTTACATCACAGGGACGACTCTAGCTCCAGCAGACTCCAGGAACTTGACATACGATGCAGCTATATAAGAGGCCTTCTGTGGTTGAGGTGAGTCTACCTCCTGAGCCAACACACCTAGGAAATCACAGATACATTTTAGAAAGTGAATTACAGCGAGTTTAAAGTTAACGTATTTTCAGTAAAGCCACAATCCGTAAGATATCCAATTATTTCAAGTAAATAAATACCCCTTGATTTTGAAGAATAGCCTGTGCTGTAGCCCTACTCTGAATGGGATACATTTATAATAGAGAATAGTATAATTCTAAGGACTGACTATAGCTTCACCgtggtttgttttggttgtcaaAGAGGAATTTGAAACGGGCTACAATGCAAATGTTCAATTCACACATAATCAACTATTGTTTAGAAGAAGTGTTAATATGTGTTAGCTAGATCTTTATTGGTATAGGGTAGATTTTATaataaatatacactgaacaaaatcaTAAATGCaatgtgtaaagtgttggtctcatgtttcatgagctgaaataaaaaaatcccagaagTGTTCCATACGCACCAATCGCTTATTTCTCTCAGTTTGTTCACAAATGtgcttgttagtgagcatttatcctttgccaagataatccatcaacctgatatgtggcatatcaagaagctgattaaacaacatgatcattacacaggtgtaccttgtgctgggggacaataaaatgccactttaaaatgtgcagttttgtcacacaacacaatgccacagatgtcttgagttttgagggagcgtgcaattggcatgctgattgcaggaatgtccaccagagctgttgctagagaatttaatgtaatctctctaccataaactgcctccaacgtcgttttagagaacttggcagtacgtccaaccggcctcacaaccgcagaccacgtgtaagcacggtagcccaggacctccacatgcagtttcttcacctgcgggatcgtctgagggggggtGTTGAGGAGTATTTCTTTCTGTTAAAAAGCCCTTTGCGGGGAAAAAaatgaattctgattggttgggcctggctccccactgTGTGGgactggctgccaagtgggtgaaCCTATACCCTCCAAGTCCCATCCATCATGTGATATTCATAGATTACAGCCTAATGAATGTATtgacattgactgatttccttatatgaactgtaacaaagtaaactctttgaaattgtcgcatttatatttttgttcagtatacatgatgTAACACTGTAGTTTCATGTAATATTTCCATCAGTCATGTGATGCAGCAAATTTACCTATTATCGGCTTGTCGTTCCTCTTCTTCAGCACTGTGCACGAGGAGGGCCAAATTGAAAAGGCGAAACAAAACAGTAGGGCGAAAT from Salvelinus sp. IW2-2015 linkage group LG14, ASM291031v2, whole genome shotgun sequence includes:
- the LOC111973442 gene encoding gamma-glutamyl hydrolase, which encodes MSNFALLFCFAFSIWPSSCTVLKKRNDKPIIGVLAQEVDSPQPQKASYIAASYVKFLESAGARVVPVMINQTLEEYKTLFNSINGILYPGGDASIVSSGYADAARIFYELAIEANSRGDYFPVWGTCLGFEELTYLTSGKQLLSKTNTSGVMLPLVFTNGSRESKLFKDFPAELLDALASEPITENSHELSLTLECYNSNADLRKFYKVLTTNSDGKTEFVSTMEAYGFPIYGTQWHPEKNAFEWTRPYIPHSPSAVKTTFFMADFMVNEARKNFHKFEDEEVEKRALIYNYNPVYTGNTSSFEQTYYF